CTGGCCAGGATCTGGATGGGCCCCACGCCCTGCTGCAGCGTCACCACCTGCGACGtgggcaccacctggggcagcgagagcagctgggagccctgcgcCAGGGGGGGCAGCGAGACCAGTTGGGGGGCAGCCGCGGGCCCCGGGCACACGGGGGCAGGCGACAGCGGCACCATCTGGGACGGCGAcacctgggacaggggcaggtgcaCCACGGCCGGCGCCGGGGCCGAGAGCGACAGCACCTGGGGGGCGGGCGGTGGCGAGGCCACGGCcagcgcagggctgggcagcGCCTGGGACAGCGGCACCAGctgggggccgggctgggccggggggCACGGGGCCTCGTCCCCAGAGGGCACCACCTGGGGCACCCCCTTGGCCTCGGGCGCCTCGGCCAGGCCCGGCGCCTCCTCTGCCTTGGCCTCGGCACCGACGGCTGGCAGCTGCTCCCCCTTGGCCTTGGGGGGTGCCAgggcggcgggcggcggggatGGGTGCCGGGGGCCGCCGCTCACCAGGGCGGCACCGTTGAGCAGcacgggggggctgggggccacGGGGCTGAGCGTCAGGGCCTGGCTCTCGCCCAGCGCCAGCCCGTTGAGGAGCACGGGCCCAGCCGGTGCCCCATTGAGGAGCACAGCGGGGGAGCCGCCCGTCAGGAAGTTCCCGTTGAGCAGGATGGGCGAAGCGCCCGCGCCCGCCGGCAGAAACAGCCCCCCCGCCGCGGCCGGCGCCCCCTCCGCCACCCCCCCGCCCGCCTCGCCGTCCTCGGGGCCCCGGCTTGACTCGTCCTCCGTGCTGGGGTTCCCATCCGACTcgctgcagggagagagaggagggcgatgtcaggggtgggcactggccgcgctgccccccacccccgtcatccccagcctgggtgggcagggactcCGGAGACCCCGAGACGGGGAAAGCAACGGGGGTAGATGTGGTACTAGGGGCCGGGCTGCACAGGATGGGGGGCGGGACCGTGGTTCTGGGACCACACCGAACCTCAGCCGGGGAAGGGGGTGCATCCATATAGGGTCCCAGGGCTGTATAGGATCTGTGGAAGGGGTAGGATGGAGGTGAGCCTTATGTGGTCCTGGAGCTGTGAAGCATCGGGGAGAATGAAGTATATACAGGACGGGTCCCTATAGGATCTGGAGGGCCCCAACAGGGGTGGACTCCCGGGCCAGGAAGGGGTTACCCAGCCAGGGCTGTATAGTATCCTGGGAGCGGGGGGAGGGCATGCAGGCCAGAGCCCCTATAGGCGCAGAGGGCGCACAGGAACAGGGAAGGAGCATGCAAGACAGGCCCCTATAGGGGCTGAGGCCCTCCAGAGATGGAGGAAGATGAAGTGCCAGAGACGTGTTCCCTACAGAGCTctgaggagggggcggggggctggggcccGAGAGGGGATACTCAGCAGGGGCGAGTGACCAGGCCGGGGCCTCCGCAGGGACCAAGGGGGCAGGGCATGAAGTTGCCCATGTGCTCATGGGCCCCTATAggcagagggagtggagcaggatggggctcGTGCCCTATAGGTGATACTTGGGGGCTGAGTGACCAGCCCAGGACTTCCAGAGGAGCATGCACGGAGCCCCTGTAGGCAAATGGAGAAGGGGACTGGGGTGCTATAAGGATACCCATGTGACCAGGCCGGGACTTCCACGGGGACGATGGTCAAGAACCTATAGGAGCCCCTATAGGCatggggggggctgagtgccctaTAGGAAAGTGGGGAATGGGACTGAGGCCCTGTAGGGAATACTGAGTGGGGCAGAAGGaccaagggggtgggagggcagagccctgggggcagggcttgtAGGTTGCGGGGCCTATAGGGGACGCTGAGTGCCACAGGgaccccagggggtggggggcatacgCTCGCGGGGCCCCTATAGGGGCGGGGGGCAAGGCTGGAGTCTATAGGGGATCTTCATGGGCCGAGTGACCGGGCCGGGGCTTCCACAGGGACGAGGGGTGCGGAGGCCCCGCAGGGGTACTCGGGCGAGCGGGGCCAAGGGGGCTCCCGGCCGACACCCACCTCTTGCCGGCGGCGCCGCTGCGGTCGCGCTGGCGCCGGTTCTTGAACCAGTTGCTGACCTGCGTGAGCGAGAGCCCCGTGTCCCGCGCCAGGCGCCGCTTCTGCTCGGGGCTGGGGTAGCGGTTGCGGCCGTAGGAGGCGCGCAGCGCGGCGCGGGACCGGCGCTTGAAGCAGTACACGGTCTCCTCGCCGTCCCAGATGGTGCGCGGCAGCGGGAACTTCTTGCGCAGGCGGTACTTGTCCACGGCGCccagcgcccggccccgcgccgcctcGGCCTCGCGGTAGCGGGCGCGCAGGTAGAGGTCCTGCAGGAAGGCGTGGTGCGGGGCGCCGAAGGGCCGCGAGCGCACCAGGCGGTACAGCTCCGCGAAGTCCCCGCGCTCGAAGGCCAGCAGCGCCCGCGCCTTGGCCAGGC
This sequence is a window from Alligator mississippiensis isolate rAllMis1 chromosome 15, rAllMis1, whole genome shotgun sequence. Protein-coding genes within it:
- the SIX5 gene encoding homeobox protein SIX5 produces the protein MASFPAEPAAQAGPSGAEGAGAGAGAGAAAAPRSPAPPPPPPPPAPRFSPEQVSCVCEALLQAGDPARLGRFVGSLPAGEAARAERGGAGDSLAKARALLAFERGDFAELYRLVRSRPFGAPHHAFLQDLYLRARYREAEAARGRALGAVDKYRLRKKFPLPRTIWDGEETVYCFKRRSRAALRASYGRNRYPSPEQKRRLARDTGLSLTQVSNWFKNRRQRDRSGAAGKSESDGNPSTEDESSRGPEDGEAGGGVAEGAPAAAGGLFLPAGAGASPILLNGNFLTGGSPAVLLNGAPAGPVLLNGLALGESQALTLSPVAPSPPVLLNGAALVSGGPRHPSPPPAALAPPKAKGEQLPAVGAEAKAEEAPGLAEAPEAKGVPQVVPSGDEAPCPPAQPGPQLVPLSQALPSPALAVASPPPAPQVLSLSAPAPAVVHLPLSQVSPSQMVPLSPAPVCPGPAAAPQLVSLPPLAQGSQLLSLPQVVPTSQVVTLQQGVGPIQILASAAPLKVGAPAAPGGQGSVQLINANVSVTTLQLPSASPGNFLLTNPVPGGSTILTGVTLQQGKLILTATFPAGMLVSPVLPAPAPGLAVPVKQEALPADGGVALPAAAPTPAHGLQGSSMAAAPEAESAAGPPADLAFGAEQPGLLSSFTQEGMVVWPGAAGMEPGAEGLFELEKGAVEVLDGGQGGLLRLPEGEGLLLGSAGTDPLDPEALDSGEKVLTQLQAVPVEEPLDL